From the genome of Argentina anserina chromosome 4, drPotAnse1.1, whole genome shotgun sequence, one region includes:
- the LOC126791705 gene encoding protein terminal ear1, translating to MAETGFVNRFHGGLDPSAEEFRPRNPYPIPLFNLPPPPPPLQHLLYYPYPPPPPPPPPMNEVVAYAQPPEAYVGAVAVHPSPIPPPAAAPTRALLLRPVPCDVSEVTIRRELEAFGKVRWVQMERACDGIVTVHFYDLRHAEKALAEIRERHMQHQSRGPYRNSFTVIVSSEVWAHYVIPVHTAIPDGHNQGTIVIFNLDSAVTASGIKQTFQEFGAVKELRETPTKKHQKFVEFYDIRHAARALKEMNGKEFHGRQIIIEFSRPGGNSWKKLNSLTSTAVPAVVSANVAPPELYLPDQIPGHSHFNVVSPRMCCPRSQFSSGTNSGIGNAHVEPLMGIIEEREPTTRLTRRVSTKKQSSSSQGMVTSPRLLQPLPPQPARSGRGKRNKQPKKYDARYLIKEDVLIESTSDSRTTLMIKNIPNKYSQKLLLSMLDNHCIHCNEQILREGDEHQPLSSYDFVYLPIDFNNKCNVGYGFVNMTSPEATWRLYKAFHHQNWEVFNSRKICEVTYARVQGLEALKEHFKNSKFPSEMDHYLPVVFTPPRDGKRLTDPLPIFGVQHKSAGKSSSAINHPITLLLSPSHQHSHDDTDETDHCSSRSGGEVGLNDDEDEDDDRDS from the exons ATGGCTGAAACCGGTTTCGTAAACCGGTTTCACGGCGGCCTGGACCCGTCAGCGGAAGAGTTCAGGCCCAGAAACCCATACCCAATACCGCTCTTCAAccttccaccaccaccaccgcctCTACAACACCTTCTTTACTATCCCTACCCACCGCCTccaccaccgccgcctccTATGAACGAGGTGGTCGCCTACGCTCAGCCGCCGGAGGCGTACGTCGGCGCGGTGGCGGTGCACCCCTCACCGATCCCTCCCCCGGCCGCGGCGCCGACGAGGGCGCTGCTGCTGAGGCCGGTGCCGTGTGACGTCAGTGAGGTGACGATCCGGAGGGAGCTGGAGGCGTTCGGGAAGGTGAGGTGGGTCCAGATGGAGAGAGCCTGCGACGGGATAGTGACCGTCCATTTCTACGATCTCAGGCATGCAGAGAAGGCTTTGGCCGAGATTCGCGAGCGCCACATGCAGCACCAAAGTCGTGGTCCTTATCGGAACTCCTTCACTGTGATCGTCAGCAGCGAGGTGTGGGCTCATTACGTGATTCCGGTTCACACGGCAATCCCCGACGGGCACAACCAAGGCACCATCGTGATTTTTAACCTTGACTCGGCAGTGACTGCTAGCGGTATCAAGCAGACGTTCCAAGAGTTTG GTGCTGTGAAGGAATTGAGAGAGACGCCAACGAAGAAGCACCAGAAATTCGTGGAGTTTTACGATATCAGACACGCCGCTAGAGCTCTCAAGGAGATGAACGGCAAGGAGTTTCACGGCAGACAGATTATTATTGAGTTCAGTCGCCCTGGCGGCAACAGCTGGAAGAAGCTGAACTCTCTTACCTCCACCGCCGTTCCAGCTGTCGTCTCGGCCAACGTTGCGCCGCCTGAATTATATCTCCCTGACCAAATCCCCGGCCACTCTCATTTCAATGTAGTCTCGCCGCGAATGTGCTGCCCCCGGAGCCAGTTTTCGAGCGGGACTAATTCCGGGATTGGTAATGCTCATGTGGAGCCTCTAATGGGTATTATTGAAGAGAGGGAGCCGACCACCCGACTCACAAGAAGGGTTTCGACGAAGAAACAAAGCAGCAGCAGCCAGGGAATGGTGACTAGTCCAAGGCTGTTGCAGCCATTGCCGCCTCAGCCGGCAAGGAGTGGTAGGGGGAAAAGAAACAAGCAACCAAAGAAGTATGATGCTCGGTATCTGATCAAAGAAGATGTCTTGATTGAATCCACTAGCGATTCGAGAACCACATTGATGATCAAGAACATTCCGAACAAGTACAG TCAGAAGCTCCTACTGAGTATGCTGGACAACCACTGCATTCACTGCAACGAGCAGATTCTTCGCGAAGGCGATGAACACCAGCCTCTGTCCTCCTACGATTTCGTTTATCTTCCAATTGATTTCAA TAACAAATGCAATGTAGGTTATGGGTTTGTGAACATGACAAGCCCAGAGGCAACATGGAGGCTTTACAAAGCTTTCCACCACCAGAATTGGGAGGTCTTCAACTCCAGAAAAATCTGCGAAGTCACTTACGCTAGAGTTCAG GGATTGGAAGCGTTGAAGGAGCACTTCAAGAACTCGAAGTTCCCGAGCGAAATGGATCACTACTTGCCGGTTGTGTTTACGCCGCCGCGGGACGGCAAGCGTCTGACGGACCCACTACCCATCTTCGGCGTCCAACACAAGTCCGCCGGTAAGTCTTCCTCCGCCATTAACCACCCCATTACGCTCCTCCTATCTCCATCACATCAACACAGCCATGATGACACGGATGAGACAGACCACTGTAGCAGCCGAAGCGGCGGCGAAGTGGGTCTTAATGACGACGAGGACGAGGACGACGACCGAGACAGCTAA